In a genomic window of Saccharothrix sp. HUAS TT1:
- a CDS encoding SpoIIE family protein phosphatase: protein MADQRDPSGSALADLVARQRDEIDRLRAAARRQAVVEQAKGVLAERLSCRPDEAFEDMMRLAQATGSDLAVIAAGVLGVPPPPPGPRPTPAEAPFDPTRYVRQTDIPEPSPGELRARTPQPVALAAIGTAADPEELAELVREHVGCDSVLVYLLEPDGGMRLEVAANVPAQVRLEWERVPLRLKTGVLTAVRSGLPQWLSDLEEARRQYVLIGDPETVWTTRAWLPFRDRTRTAGVVGLLWADRHDFSSEEQWELEVLVGAAGSTLLSLMSAEGGAHSRNWTLWAQHLLDVLPGSVSLLGAVHAEDGRVVDFRFEAASPDAVDLAGRRYRQLVGRSVLTSYPTIAGSDVWAAFHRVLRTGVREVVSTFDYEENTPGLPRHARYTLTIGKFGDGLILAWREHEDPLQLERLRSVQRLGDIGWGEWNLVTNEINWSDQLYVIFDRDPALGPMSLDEIRASVVAEDLPILRNAVHRMLEEGERTDSEVRLRAGEQIRFGRFIGEPVLDVQGRPVRLDVVLQDVTATRRAEQRLFDLSEQFAQEHQVADHLRSAVLPLPSRPLELPGMRVAVRYLAAEQWAEVGGDWYHAFPIDDGSTLLAIGDVAGHGLATAAAMAKLRYALTGAALTNPDPAGVLDVLNRMLTGGDGITLASSIVGRFEPTTRRLSWAQAGHPTPLLVRSHEVVPLDRPAGPVLGAVPGAVYATARTLLAPGDTVLMFTDGLIERRPSSGARGDDLEHLMDEIRGFIADLDPAEMPEALTSRLVPATPLDDTCIVAAVVTT, encoded by the coding sequence ATGGCAGATCAGCGCGATCCATCCGGCTCGGCGCTGGCCGACCTCGTCGCCCGGCAGCGGGACGAGATCGACCGGCTGCGGGCGGCTGCGCGCAGGCAGGCGGTGGTCGAGCAGGCGAAGGGCGTCCTGGCCGAGCGGTTGTCGTGCCGGCCGGACGAGGCGTTCGAGGACATGATGCGGCTCGCCCAGGCCACCGGCAGCGACCTGGCCGTCATCGCGGCCGGTGTGCTCGGCGTGCCACCGCCGCCGCCCGGACCGCGCCCGACGCCCGCGGAGGCGCCCTTCGACCCCACCCGGTACGTGCGGCAGACCGACATCCCGGAACCGTCGCCCGGGGAGCTACGCGCCCGCACGCCGCAACCGGTCGCCCTCGCCGCCATCGGCACCGCGGCCGACCCCGAGGAGCTGGCCGAGCTCGTCCGCGAGCACGTCGGCTGCGACAGCGTGCTGGTCTACCTGCTCGAACCCGACGGCGGGATGCGACTGGAGGTCGCCGCCAACGTGCCCGCCCAGGTGCGGCTGGAGTGGGAACGGGTGCCGCTGCGGCTCAAGACCGGCGTCCTCACCGCCGTGCGCAGCGGCCTGCCGCAGTGGCTGTCCGACCTGGAGGAGGCCCGCCGGCAGTACGTGCTGATCGGCGACCCCGAGACGGTGTGGACGACGCGCGCCTGGCTGCCGTTCCGGGACCGGACGCGCACCGCCGGCGTCGTCGGGCTGCTGTGGGCCGACCGCCACGACTTCTCATCCGAGGAGCAGTGGGAGCTGGAGGTCCTGGTCGGAGCGGCGGGCTCCACGCTGCTGTCGTTGATGAGCGCCGAGGGCGGCGCGCACAGCCGCAACTGGACGCTGTGGGCGCAGCACCTGCTGGACGTGCTGCCCGGCTCGGTGTCGCTGCTCGGCGCGGTGCACGCCGAGGACGGCAGGGTGGTCGACTTCCGGTTCGAGGCCGCCAGCCCGGACGCGGTCGACCTCGCCGGCCGCCGCTACCGGCAGCTGGTCGGGCGCAGCGTGCTCACCAGCTACCCGACCATCGCGGGCTCGGACGTGTGGGCGGCGTTCCACCGGGTGCTGCGCACCGGGGTCCGGGAGGTCGTCAGCACGTTCGACTACGAGGAGAACACGCCGGGGCTGCCGCGGCACGCCCGGTACACGTTGACGATCGGCAAGTTCGGCGACGGCCTGATCCTGGCCTGGCGCGAGCACGAGGACCCGTTGCAGCTGGAGCGGCTGCGCAGCGTCCAACGGCTGGGCGACATCGGCTGGGGCGAGTGGAACCTGGTCACCAACGAGATCAACTGGTCCGACCAGCTCTACGTGATCTTCGACCGGGACCCGGCGCTCGGGCCCATGTCGCTGGACGAGATCCGGGCGTCCGTGGTCGCCGAGGACCTGCCGATCCTGCGCAACGCCGTGCACCGGATGCTGGAGGAGGGCGAGCGCACCGACTCCGAGGTGCGCCTGCGGGCCGGCGAGCAGATCCGGTTCGGCCGGTTCATCGGCGAACCGGTGCTGGACGTGCAGGGCAGGCCGGTGCGGCTGGACGTCGTGCTCCAGGACGTGACCGCGACGCGGCGGGCCGAGCAGCGGCTGTTCGACCTGAGCGAGCAGTTCGCCCAGGAGCACCAGGTGGCCGACCACCTGCGCTCCGCCGTGCTGCCGCTGCCGAGCCGGCCGCTGGAGCTGCCCGGGATGCGGGTCGCGGTGCGCTACCTGGCCGCCGAGCAGTGGGCGGAGGTCGGCGGCGACTGGTACCACGCGTTCCCGATCGACGACGGCAGCACGCTGCTGGCCATCGGCGACGTGGCGGGGCACGGCCTGGCGACCGCGGCGGCGATGGCGAAGCTGCGGTACGCGCTCACCGGCGCCGCGCTGACCAACCCGGACCCGGCCGGCGTGCTCGACGTGCTGAACCGGATGCTGACCGGTGGCGACGGGATCACGCTGGCGTCGTCCATCGTCGGCCGGTTCGAGCCGACCACGCGCAGGCTGTCGTGGGCGCAGGCGGGCCACCCCACCCCGCTGCTCGTGCGGTCGCACGAGGTCGTGCCGCTGGACCGGCCGGCGGGGCCGGTCCTGGGCGCCGTGCCGGGCGCGGTGTACGCGACGGCCCGGACGCTCCTCGCGCCCGGCGACACGGTGCTGATGTTCACCGACGGCCTGATCGAGCGGCGGCCCTCGTCCGGCGCCCGCGGCGACGACCTGGAGCACCTGATGGACGAGATCCGCGGGTTCATCGCCGACCTGGACCCGGCCGAGATGCCCGAAGCGCTGACCTCCCGCCTGGTGCCCGCCACACCGCTGGACGACACGTGCATCGTGGCCGCCGTCGTCACGACGTGA
- a CDS encoding APC family permease, giving the protein MTPPGLARRLGAGGAVTIGLGSMIGAGVFAALAPAAAAAGSGLLVGLAIAAVVAYCNATSSARLAARYPASGGSYVYGRERLGPFWGHLAGWGFVVGKTASCAAMALTVAAYAAPDAGRPVRAAVAVAAVLALTALNYFGVQKSLVATRLIVAVVLLVLALVVVAAGTGGHAANLAWEVGTTSASGVLQSAGLLFFAFAGYARIATLGEEVRDPARTIPRAIPIALGIALVVYAAVAVAVLAALGPTALAAARDPLAAAAAGWPWLVPVVRVGAALAALGSLLALVLGVSRTTLAMARDGHLPRALAAVHPRHGVPHRAEVAVGITVAVLAAVVDLRGAIGFSSFAVLAYYAIANASAWTLRRDEGRPPRAVPAAGLLGCLVLAFTLPVASVLTGAAVLAVGALAWAARRGRVTRT; this is encoded by the coding sequence GTGACACCCCCTGGCTTGGCGCGTCGGCTGGGCGCCGGCGGCGCGGTCACCATCGGGTTGGGCTCGATGATCGGCGCGGGGGTCTTCGCCGCCCTCGCGCCGGCCGCCGCCGCGGCCGGCTCCGGATTGCTCGTCGGGCTGGCGATCGCGGCCGTCGTCGCGTACTGCAACGCGACCTCGTCCGCCCGGCTCGCCGCCCGCTACCCGGCGTCCGGCGGCTCCTACGTCTACGGCCGGGAACGGCTCGGGCCGTTCTGGGGGCACCTCGCCGGCTGGGGGTTCGTCGTCGGCAAGACGGCGTCCTGCGCGGCGATGGCGTTGACCGTCGCGGCGTACGCGGCGCCGGACGCGGGGAGGCCGGTGCGCGCCGCCGTGGCGGTGGCCGCCGTGCTCGCGCTGACCGCGTTGAACTACTTCGGCGTGCAGAAGTCCCTGGTGGCCACCCGGCTCATCGTGGCGGTGGTGCTGCTGGTGCTGGCGCTGGTCGTCGTCGCGGCGGGCACCGGCGGGCACGCCGCGAACCTCGCCTGGGAAGTGGGCACGACCAGCGCCTCCGGCGTGCTGCAGTCGGCCGGGCTGCTGTTCTTCGCCTTCGCCGGGTACGCGCGCATCGCCACGCTCGGCGAGGAGGTCCGCGACCCGGCCCGGACGATCCCCCGCGCCATCCCGATCGCCCTCGGCATCGCGCTCGTGGTCTACGCGGCGGTCGCCGTCGCCGTCCTCGCCGCCCTGGGACCGACCGCGCTGGCCGCCGCCCGCGACCCCCTCGCCGCGGCCGCCGCCGGTTGGCCGTGGTTGGTCCCCGTGGTGCGCGTCGGAGCCGCGCTCGCCGCGCTCGGTTCCCTGCTGGCCCTGGTGCTCGGCGTCTCCCGGACCACCCTGGCCATGGCCCGCGACGGCCACCTGCCGCGCGCCCTGGCCGCCGTGCACCCGCGTCACGGGGTGCCCCACCGCGCCGAGGTCGCCGTGGGGATCACCGTCGCGGTGCTGGCGGCGGTGGTCGACCTGCGCGGTGCGATCGGGTTCTCCTCCTTCGCGGTGCTCGCCTACTACGCCATCGCCAACGCCTCCGCCTGGACGCTGCGCCGCGACGAGGGCCGGCCACCGCGCGCCGTGCCCGCCGCGGGCCTGCTCGGCTGCCTGGTCCTGGCGTTCACCCTGCCGGTCGCCTCGGTCCTCACCGGCGCGGCGGTGCTGGCGGTGGGCGCGCTGGCCTGGGCCGCCCGCCGGGGCCGGGTGACCCGGACCTGA
- a CDS encoding serine hydrolase domain-containing protein, producing MTTSAGPRLAEVLTPLLAVTSGATGVAVAARHDGQRVVLCSGVTARDDPSPVRPDTRFELGSLTKTFTALLLADAVARGEVGYDDPVERHLPPGSLHRVRHPVTPTRLATHTSGLPQLPPGLLRAAVPHWSTNPYRAFGPDDLVAAARRTRARPPGRVRYSNFGVALLGLALSRAAGRPYEDLVAERVLRPLGLADTGCATTPQATGHLRGRPRPPWEIPGMPAAGVLRSSADDLLRYLEAHLAPRDGALSEALTEVVRPRLDPDLCLVWNLRRKPGHDLLFHSGGTRGFTAFAGFSPQSGAALVVLTNAGPVVGGGGRIQSAYEALHSLAAR from the coding sequence GTGACCACGTCGGCCGGACCACGCCTGGCGGAGGTGCTGACGCCCCTGCTCGCGGTGACGTCCGGCGCGACCGGGGTGGCGGTGGCCGCCCGGCACGACGGGCAGCGGGTCGTGCTCTGCTCCGGTGTCACCGCGCGCGACGACCCGAGCCCGGTCCGGCCGGACACCCGCTTCGAGCTGGGCTCGTTGACCAAGACCTTCACCGCGCTGCTGCTCGCCGACGCCGTGGCGCGCGGCGAGGTCGGCTACGACGACCCGGTGGAGCGGCACCTGCCGCCGGGCTCGCTGCACCGGGTGCGGCACCCGGTCACGCCGACGCGGTTGGCCACGCACACGTCCGGCCTGCCGCAGCTGCCGCCCGGCCTGCTCCGGGCGGCCGTGCCGCACTGGTCGACCAACCCCTACCGCGCGTTCGGGCCGGACGACCTGGTGGCGGCGGCGCGGCGCACCCGGGCCAGGCCGCCCGGCCGGGTGCGCTACTCCAACTTCGGCGTCGCCCTGCTGGGCCTGGCGCTGTCCCGGGCCGCGGGCCGGCCGTACGAGGACCTGGTCGCCGAGCGCGTGCTGCGCCCCCTGGGCCTGGCCGACACCGGGTGCGCCACCACGCCGCAGGCCACCGGCCACCTGCGCGGCCGGCCACGCCCGCCGTGGGAGATCCCGGGGATGCCGGCGGCCGGTGTGCTGCGGTCCTCGGCCGACGACCTGCTGCGCTACCTGGAAGCCCACCTCGCGCCGCGCGACGGCGCGCTGTCGGAGGCGCTGACCGAGGTCGTCCGGCCCCGGCTCGACCCCGACCTGTGCCTGGTGTGGAACCTGCGCCGCAAGCCGGGCCACGACCTGCTGTTCCACAGCGGCGGCACGCGGGGGTTCACGGCGTTCGCCGGCTTCAGCCCGCAGTCGGGGGCCGCGCTGGTCGTGCTGACCAACGCGGGTCCCGTGGTCGGTGGCGGCGGGCGCATCCAAAGCGCCTACGAAGCACTGCACAGCCTCGCCGCGCGCTGA